From Pontibacter actiniarum, a single genomic window includes:
- the aroB gene encoding 3-dehydroquinate synthase has translation MTETIHIGRDALQELPELLKNRAFSRVAVLVDENTLHHCYPQLKRHLPEHDLIQVKSGEANKTLQTCEHIWQRMTELNLDRWSVLVNLGGGVIGDMGGFCAAVFKRGIFFVQVPTTLLAQVDASVGGKTGIDFHGLKNHIGVYQEPQAVFIDPAFLQTLPQRELKSGYAEIIKHWLIADKDMFMEQRHIGLFTEDWEGLIRHSVNIKSGVVEADPLEGGLRKVLNFGHTVGHAVESYLLEQQERALLHGEAVAVGMLCEAWISKKHGLLSEQELSRIETFLVSVYEKATLAEQDIQHIAQLALQDKKNTKSTINCTLLSGIGKAVYDQPITVQEIIESLRYYTLL, from the coding sequence ATGACTGAGACCATACATATAGGCCGGGATGCGCTGCAGGAGCTGCCGGAGCTGCTAAAGAACCGTGCGTTTAGCAGGGTGGCGGTGCTGGTGGACGAAAACACGCTGCACCACTGCTATCCGCAACTGAAGCGGCACCTGCCGGAGCACGACTTAATTCAGGTAAAAAGTGGCGAAGCAAACAAAACGCTGCAAACCTGCGAGCATATCTGGCAACGCATGACGGAGCTAAACCTGGACCGCTGGTCGGTGCTGGTGAACCTTGGCGGGGGCGTCATCGGTGATATGGGCGGTTTTTGTGCGGCGGTCTTTAAGCGCGGGATTTTCTTTGTACAGGTGCCCACCACGTTGCTGGCACAGGTAGATGCGAGCGTGGGCGGTAAAACCGGCATCGACTTCCACGGGCTTAAGAACCATATTGGGGTGTACCAGGAGCCGCAGGCGGTGTTTATCGACCCTGCCTTTCTGCAGACCCTGCCGCAGCGGGAGCTGAAGTCCGGCTATGCCGAGATTATCAAGCACTGGCTGATAGCCGATAAGGACATGTTTATGGAGCAGCGCCATATCGGCTTGTTTACAGAGGACTGGGAGGGGCTGATCCGCCATTCGGTAAACATAAAGTCCGGCGTGGTGGAGGCTGACCCGCTGGAGGGCGGCCTGCGCAAGGTGCTGAACTTTGGCCACACCGTGGGCCATGCGGTGGAGAGTTACCTGCTGGAGCAGCAGGAGCGCGCCCTGCTGCATGGCGAGGCCGTGGCCGTGGGCATGCTCTGCGAAGCCTGGATCAGCAAAAAGCACGGGCTACTATCAGAGCAGGAGCTGAGCCGGATCGAGACCTTTCTGGTGTCGGTTTACGAGAAAGCAACGCTGGCAGAGCAGGATATCCAGCACATCGCCCAGCTTGCCCTGCAGGACAAGAAAAACACCAAGTCTACCATTAACTGCACCCTGCTGAGCGGCATCGGCAAAGCCGTGTACGACCAGCCAATCACCGTGCAGGAAATTATTGAATCCTTACGCTACTACACCTTACTATGA
- a CDS encoding bifunctional 3-deoxy-7-phosphoheptulonate synthase/chorismate mutase type II produces MKFNNPHSFFTALQAGQGHPLVIAGPCSAETEAQVMQTAEALKQQGVHLFRAGIWKPRTRPGSFEGVGSQGLAWLNRVKRELGLKVTTEVATARHVEEALKQEIDVLWIGARTTVNPFAVQEIADALQGVQVPVMVKNPVNPDLALWIGAIERFYHAGITDLAAIHRGFSSYQQTKYRNVPLWQIPIELKARYQGLPVIVDPSHIGGRRDLVFPVSQKGLDLGYDGVMIETHPTPEQALSDAAQQVTPARLAEIIGQLQVRKSTYDDAELVNRAEELRLQIDAADHEIIAALARRMALVEQIGEYKKQNNVQVLQLERWKEIFRSRPEWAEEAGVNPAFVEELYKLIHVESIRKQTKVLDGI; encoded by the coding sequence ATGAAGTTTAATAACCCACATTCCTTTTTTACAGCGCTGCAGGCGGGGCAGGGGCACCCACTGGTCATTGCCGGGCCGTGCAGTGCCGAAACCGAGGCGCAGGTGATGCAAACGGCGGAGGCGCTGAAACAGCAGGGCGTACACTTGTTCCGGGCAGGCATCTGGAAGCCGCGCACGCGCCCCGGCAGTTTTGAGGGCGTTGGCTCGCAGGGGCTGGCGTGGCTGAACCGGGTGAAGCGCGAGCTGGGCCTGAAAGTAACGACCGAGGTGGCCACCGCCCGGCACGTGGAGGAGGCGCTGAAGCAGGAGATTGATGTGCTGTGGATCGGCGCGCGCACTACCGTAAACCCCTTTGCCGTGCAGGAGATTGCCGATGCCTTGCAGGGGGTGCAGGTGCCGGTGATGGTGAAGAACCCCGTAAACCCGGACCTGGCGCTGTGGATCGGGGCCATTGAGCGCTTTTACCATGCGGGCATCACAGACCTGGCGGCCATACACCGCGGTTTCTCCTCATACCAGCAGACCAAGTACAGAAACGTGCCGCTCTGGCAGATCCCCATTGAGCTGAAGGCCCGCTACCAGGGCCTACCGGTGATCGTGGACCCAAGCCACATCGGGGGGCGGCGCGACCTTGTTTTCCCGGTGTCGCAGAAGGGGCTGGATTTAGGGTACGACGGTGTGATGATCGAAACGCACCCGACCCCGGAGCAGGCCCTGAGCGATGCGGCCCAGCAGGTAACGCCGGCGCGGCTGGCGGAGATTATAGGCCAGCTGCAGGTGCGTAAGAGCACCTACGATGATGCCGAGCTGGTAAACCGCGCCGAGGAGCTGCGTCTGCAGATAGACGCCGCCGACCATGAGATTATCGCGGCGCTGGCCCGGCGCATGGCCCTGGTAGAGCAGATCGGGGAGTATAAAAAGCAGAACAACGTGCAGGTGCTGCAGCTGGAGCGCTGGAAGGAGATTTTCCGGAGCCGCCCCGAGTGGGCCGAAGAGGCCGGCGTTAACCCCGCTTTTGTGGAAGAGCTCTACAAACTGATCCACGTGGAATCGATCCGCAAACAAACAAAGGTTCTGGATGGGATTTAA
- a CDS encoding helical backbone metal receptor encodes MGHQLMLPQPPQRIVSLVPSQTELLFDLGLADRVVGVTKFCIHPREQVKQKVKTGGTKNFNFDRIDELQPDLIIGNKEENYKAGIEQLQQKYPVWMSDIYTLADALEMLQQLGKLTGTEARAAALEQGIESGFAQLRPVQPGIKTAYFIWRKPYMAVGSHNIIDHILGRCGFVNAFAHRQRYPEVTPDELQQASPQLILLSSEPYPFKEKHMAEFQELCPQASIKVVDGEMFSWYGSRLLHAPAYLQQVIDEVQEAL; translated from the coding sequence ATGGGCCATCAGCTCATGCTGCCGCAACCGCCGCAGCGCATTGTCTCTTTAGTGCCCTCCCAAACTGAGCTTTTGTTTGACCTGGGCTTAGCCGACCGTGTGGTGGGCGTAACGAAGTTTTGCATCCATCCCCGCGAGCAGGTAAAGCAGAAGGTGAAGACCGGAGGCACCAAGAACTTTAACTTTGACAGAATTGACGAACTGCAGCCTGACCTGATTATCGGCAACAAGGAGGAGAACTACAAAGCGGGCATTGAGCAGCTCCAGCAGAAGTACCCGGTTTGGATGAGCGATATCTATACTTTAGCGGATGCTCTGGAGATGCTGCAGCAACTGGGGAAGCTAACCGGCACCGAGGCCAGGGCGGCGGCACTGGAGCAAGGTATAGAGTCGGGGTTTGCACAGCTGCGGCCGGTGCAGCCAGGTATAAAAACAGCTTACTTTATCTGGCGCAAGCCTTACATGGCCGTGGGTAGCCACAACATCATTGACCATATACTTGGGCGATGCGGCTTTGTAAATGCTTTTGCCCACCGGCAACGCTACCCAGAGGTAACGCCGGATGAGCTGCAGCAGGCAAGTCCGCAGCTTATCCTTTTATCCTCGGAGCCTTACCCTTTCAAAGAAAAGCACATGGCCGAATTCCAGGAGCTGTGCCCGCAGGCAAGTATAAAAGTGGTGGATGGCGAGATGTTCAGCTGGTACGGCAGCAGGCTCTTACACGCACCCGCGTACCTGCAGCAGGTAATAGATGAAGTGCAGGAAGCCTTGTAA
- a CDS encoding acyl-CoA carboxylase subunit beta, which produces MAGEIREAQIETLERKNAEALLGGGQDRIEAQHKKGKLTARERIHLLMDEGSFEEIGKFVMHRSKDFGLDKQYFLGDGVVTGYGTINGRLVYVFSQDFTVLGGSLSETHAEKIVKIMELAMKNGAPVIGLNDSGGARIQEGVVSLGGYADIFYRNTLASGVIPQISAIMGPCAGGAVYSPAITDFIMMVQDTSYMFVTGPNVVKTVTHENVTSEELGGASTHSTKSGVTHFSCANEVECINYIKTLLSYIPQNCEELPPSLPYEPQADETREVLDTIVPENPNQPYDIREVIEGIIDADSFFEVHKNFGENIVVGFARLGGRSIGIVGNQPAVLAGVLDINASTKAARFVRFCDSFNVPLLVLEDVPGFLPGTDQEWRGIITNGAKLLYAFCEATVPRITVITRKAYGGAYDVMNSKHIGADMNFAWPTAEIAVMGAQGAAEIIFKREIAAAEDPEAKLAEKVQEYKEKFATPYRAAHRGFIDEVIMPSETRAKLIKAFKMLENKAVTLPRKKHGNIPL; this is translated from the coding sequence ATGGCAGGAGAAATCAGAGAGGCCCAAATAGAAACGCTGGAGCGCAAGAACGCTGAGGCGCTGCTTGGAGGCGGACAAGACCGCATTGAGGCACAGCACAAAAAAGGAAAACTGACAGCACGGGAGCGTATCCACCTGTTAATGGACGAAGGCTCCTTTGAGGAGATAGGTAAGTTTGTGATGCACCGCTCCAAGGATTTCGGCCTGGACAAGCAGTACTTCCTGGGCGACGGCGTGGTGACCGGCTACGGCACCATCAACGGCCGCCTGGTGTATGTTTTCTCCCAGGACTTCACGGTGCTGGGCGGCTCCCTGTCTGAGACCCACGCCGAAAAGATCGTAAAGATCATGGAGCTGGCCATGAAAAACGGCGCCCCGGTTATCGGCCTGAACGACTCGGGCGGTGCCCGTATCCAGGAAGGCGTGGTGTCACTGGGCGGCTATGCCGATATTTTCTACCGCAACACCCTGGCCTCCGGCGTTATCCCGCAGATTTCGGCCATCATGGGCCCTTGCGCAGGCGGCGCGGTATACTCCCCGGCCATCACTGACTTTATCATGATGGTGCAGGACACCTCGTATATGTTCGTGACCGGCCCGAACGTGGTAAAAACCGTGACGCACGAGAACGTTACCTCCGAGGAACTGGGCGGTGCCAGCACCCACAGCACTAAGAGCGGTGTGACCCACTTCTCCTGCGCCAACGAGGTGGAGTGCATCAACTACATCAAAACACTGCTGAGCTACATTCCGCAGAACTGCGAGGAGCTGCCGCCCTCACTGCCGTACGAGCCGCAGGCAGATGAAACACGTGAGGTGCTCGACACCATCGTGCCGGAGAACCCGAACCAGCCCTACGACATCCGCGAGGTAATTGAGGGCATCATCGACGCCGACTCCTTCTTCGAGGTGCACAAGAACTTCGGGGAGAACATTGTGGTGGGTTTTGCCCGCCTGGGAGGCCGCAGCATTGGTATTGTAGGCAACCAGCCTGCCGTGCTTGCCGGGGTACTGGACATTAACGCCAGCACCAAGGCGGCTCGATTTGTGCGCTTCTGCGACAGCTTTAACGTACCGCTGCTGGTACTGGAGGACGTGCCGGGCTTCCTGCCGGGCACCGACCAGGAGTGGCGCGGCATCATCACCAACGGAGCCAAACTGCTTTACGCTTTCTGCGAAGCCACCGTGCCGCGTATCACAGTGATTACGCGCAAGGCCTACGGCGGCGCCTACGACGTGATGAACTCCAAGCACATCGGGGCCGACATGAACTTTGCCTGGCCAACGGCCGAGATTGCCGTAATGGGCGCACAGGGTGCCGCTGAGATCATCTTTAAGCGCGAGATTGCCGCCGCCGAAGACCCGGAGGCAAAGCTGGCAGAGAAGGTGCAGGAGTACAAAGAGAAGTTCGCCACGCCGTACCGCGCTGCCCACCGTGGCTTCATCGACGAGGTGATTATGCCGTCAGAAACCAGGGCCAAGCTGATCAAGGCCTTTAAGATGCTGGAGAACAAGGCGGTAACGCTGCCTCGTAAAAAGCACGGCAACATTCCGCTGTAA
- a CDS encoding M42 family metallopeptidase: MRQESFDFLQKYLNNSSPTGFEVEGQKLWLEYIKPYIDEYFVDTYGTVVGVVNPQAEYKVVIEAHADEISWFVNYITPEGYIYLKRNGGSDALIAPSKRVNIHTSKGIVKAVFGWPAIHVRKVENDKAPTLDTVFLDCGASNREEVEAMGVHVGSVTTFEDEFMVLNDRYYVGRALDNRIGGFMIAEVARMLKENGNQLPFGLYIVNSVQEEIGLRGAEMIAHRIKPDVAIVTDVTHDTQSPMYDKKNSGDIHCGKGPVIAYGPAVQNNVRDLIIRTAQEKEIPFQRSAVSRATGTDTDAFAYSNAGVASALISLPLKYMHTTVETVHKDDVENVIKMIYETVLKIQDKQDFRYLS, translated from the coding sequence ATGAGACAAGAATCCTTTGACTTCCTGCAGAAATACCTGAACAACTCCTCTCCTACCGGCTTTGAGGTAGAAGGCCAGAAACTGTGGCTGGAGTACATCAAACCATACATTGATGAGTATTTTGTGGACACCTACGGCACTGTTGTAGGCGTTGTGAACCCGCAGGCAGAGTATAAAGTAGTGATTGAGGCGCACGCCGACGAGATCAGCTGGTTTGTGAACTACATCACACCGGAGGGATACATTTACCTGAAGCGCAACGGCGGCTCGGATGCCCTCATCGCCCCTTCCAAGCGCGTGAACATCCACACCAGCAAAGGCATTGTTAAGGCAGTGTTCGGCTGGCCGGCCATTCACGTGCGCAAGGTGGAGAACGACAAAGCCCCTACCCTGGACACGGTGTTCCTGGACTGCGGCGCCAGCAACCGCGAGGAAGTAGAGGCCATGGGTGTGCATGTGGGCTCTGTAACCACCTTCGAGGACGAGTTCATGGTGCTCAACGACAGGTACTATGTGGGCCGCGCCCTGGATAACCGCATCGGTGGCTTCATGATCGCCGAGGTGGCGCGCATGCTGAAGGAGAACGGCAACCAGCTGCCATTCGGCCTGTACATCGTAAACTCCGTGCAGGAGGAAATTGGCCTGCGCGGCGCCGAGATGATCGCCCACCGCATCAAGCCGGATGTTGCCATCGTGACGGACGTAACGCACGACACGCAGTCGCCGATGTACGACAAGAAGAACAGCGGCGACATCCACTGCGGCAAAGGCCCTGTGATTGCCTACGGTCCGGCGGTGCAGAACAATGTGCGCGACCTCATCATCCGCACCGCGCAGGAGAAGGAGATCCCGTTCCAGCGTTCGGCTGTTTCACGTGCCACCGGCACCGATACCGACGCCTTCGCTTACTCTAACGCCGGCGTGGCCTCAGCCCTGATCTCGCTTCCGCTCAAGTACATGCACACCACGGTAGAAACCGTGCACAAGGACGACGTGGAGAATGTGATCAAGATGATTTACGAAACCGTACTCAAGATTCAGGACAAGCAGGACTTCCGCTACCTGAGCTAA
- a CDS encoding RNA polymerase sigma factor — protein MKKSLYETDEAIIEGIRRSDDRALAHLYKLYFPMIAHFILSNSGTDDEAKDIYQEGVIVFYEKIKDGSLELSCQIKTYLYSVCRRLWLKRLAEKGRYATKLDETDSFVPVDEDTQHHEEQERQFGVMGDALAQLGEPCRSLIEDYYIRMQNMQDITEKFGYTNTDTAKNQKYKCLQRLKKIFFATYKPEV, from the coding sequence ATGAAGAAGAGTTTGTATGAGACGGATGAGGCGATCATAGAAGGCATCCGGCGCAGCGACGACAGGGCGCTGGCCCACCTGTACAAACTTTATTTCCCGATGATAGCTCATTTTATTTTGAGTAACAGCGGAACCGATGACGAGGCCAAAGACATTTACCAGGAAGGCGTGATTGTGTTCTACGAGAAGATAAAGGATGGCAGCCTGGAGCTGAGCTGCCAGATCAAAACCTACCTGTACTCGGTGTGCAGGAGGCTCTGGCTGAAACGCCTGGCCGAAAAGGGCCGCTACGCCACCAAGCTGGATGAGACAGATAGCTTCGTACCCGTTGACGAAGACACACAGCACCACGAAGAGCAGGAACGCCAGTTCGGGGTGATGGGTGACGCGCTGGCACAGCTCGGGGAGCCGTGCCGGAGCCTGATTGAAGATTACTACATACGCATGCAGAACATGCAGGACATTACCGAGAAGTTTGGCTACACCAACACCGACACAGCCAAGAACCAGAAGTACAAGTGCCTGCAGCGCCTGAAGAAAATATTTTTTGCCACCTATAAGCCTGAGGTATAA
- a CDS encoding proline dehydrogenase family protein, producing the protein MNPITKVSFDDTAVAFSSKSDAELYKMYLLFKSMNSNMFVKAGGALLNTALKLHMPVKFIIKPTIFNHFCGGETIEESERAIQELAKYNIGTILDYSVEGEGDEKSFDATRDELLHAIEKAHGNKNIPFSVFKITGLIDINLLEKVQKRQELSVEERAAYERGRDRVNEICKRCYQRDVRVFIDAEESWIQETIDNLTYEMMELYNKEKANIYNTYQLYRHDRLDVIKRDYENAIKGGYYLGAKLVRGAYMEKERRRAQAEGYESPINPTKQASDELFDNALRFCTAHVDRLSFCNGTHNEDSCYLLMELMDEHNIAPNDPRVYFAQLYGMSDNLSYNLAHAGYNVAKYVPYGPVEAVMPYLLRRANENTAIAGQSSREFSLIQKEIERRKKKKH; encoded by the coding sequence ATGAACCCGATTACTAAAGTCTCTTTCGACGACACAGCGGTCGCTTTTTCATCAAAATCAGACGCTGAGTTATATAAGATGTACCTGCTGTTTAAGTCTATGAACAGCAACATGTTTGTGAAGGCTGGCGGGGCCCTGCTGAACACCGCGCTGAAGCTCCACATGCCTGTCAAGTTTATCATCAAGCCGACCATTTTTAACCACTTCTGCGGCGGTGAGACGATTGAAGAGTCGGAGCGCGCCATACAGGAGCTGGCCAAGTATAACATCGGCACCATCCTAGACTACTCTGTGGAGGGCGAGGGCGATGAGAAAAGCTTCGATGCCACCCGCGACGAGCTGCTGCACGCCATTGAGAAGGCGCACGGCAACAAGAACATCCCTTTCTCGGTGTTTAAGATCACCGGTCTGATCGACATCAACCTGCTGGAGAAAGTGCAGAAGCGGCAGGAGCTTTCGGTAGAGGAGCGCGCGGCCTACGAGCGCGGCCGCGACCGCGTAAACGAGATCTGCAAGCGCTGTTACCAGCGCGATGTGCGCGTGTTTATCGATGCCGAGGAGAGCTGGATTCAGGAAACCATCGACAACCTGACCTATGAGATGATGGAGCTCTATAACAAGGAGAAAGCCAACATCTACAATACCTACCAGCTGTACCGCCACGACCGCCTCGATGTGATCAAGCGCGACTATGAGAACGCCATAAAGGGCGGCTACTACCTCGGGGCCAAGCTGGTGCGGGGCGCTTACATGGAAAAAGAGCGCAGACGCGCGCAGGCCGAAGGGTACGAAAGCCCCATCAACCCCACCAAGCAAGCCTCTGACGAGCTCTTCGACAACGCCCTGCGCTTCTGCACGGCACACGTAGACCGCCTTTCTTTCTGCAACGGCACCCACAACGAGGACAGCTGCTACCTGCTGATGGAGCTGATGGACGAGCACAACATCGCCCCGAACGACCCGCGGGTATACTTCGCGCAGCTCTACGGCATGAGCGACAACCTGTCGTACAACCTGGCCCACGCAGGTTACAACGTGGCCAAGTATGTGCCTTACGGGCCGGTGGAGGCGGTGATGCCTTACCTGCTGCGCCGCGCCAACGAGAACACGGCCATTGCCGGGCAGAGCAGCCGCGAGTTCAGCCTTATCCAAAAAGAGATAGAGCGGCGCAAGAAGAAGAAGCACTAA
- a CDS encoding acyl-CoA thioesterase encodes MFESEVQIRVRYAETDQMGYVYHGNYAAYYEVTRTEVFRRLGIAYKELEATGTMMPVLELKSKFIRPAKYDDLLTIKLLLKSKPHGSRIKFEYEVYNEAETLLTIGETIMVFVDMKTGRPTEVPALIHSKLDEYFN; translated from the coding sequence ATGTTTGAATCAGAAGTACAAATACGCGTCCGATACGCTGAAACCGACCAAATGGGCTATGTGTACCACGGAAACTACGCCGCCTACTACGAGGTGACGCGCACCGAGGTGTTCCGCCGTTTGGGCATTGCATATAAAGAGCTGGAAGCGACAGGGACCATGATGCCGGTGCTGGAGCTGAAAAGCAAATTTATCCGCCCGGCCAAGTACGACGACCTGCTGACGATCAAGCTGCTGCTAAAAAGCAAGCCGCACGGCTCGCGTATAAAGTTTGAGTATGAGGTGTACAACGAGGCGGAAACGCTGCTGACGATTGGCGAGACCATCATGGTGTTCGTCGATATGAAGACCGGCCGCCCAACTGAGGTGCCTGCGCTCATACACAGTAAGTTGGACGAGTATTTTAATTAA
- the mltG gene encoding endolytic transglycosylase MltG, which produces MKRKRKEKSMLKPALAALFLFLFVSFSYYAYQIIYTPNVDTKGQEVYVLIPTGATYEQAMDSVEASGAIIDRLSLRFMSKLMDYDKLVKPGRYKLENGWGNRQLIGTLRLGEQTPLNLTFSNVRLRSQLAAKLATELEASEQELDSLLNNQEYLQTLGFDTTNIVSMFIPNTYEVYWTTTAPDLMKRMKTEYDKFWTPERKAKAEKLGLTQQQVSTLASIVQAETLKNDEKPRVAGVYLNRLEKGMLLQADPTVVFAVRDFSIRRVLNKHLAYDSPYNTYRYKGLPPGPINVPVISSIDAVLNPEDHSYIYFCAKEDFSGYHAFAATEAEHRANARRFHRALNERNILK; this is translated from the coding sequence ATGAAAAGAAAACGGAAAGAGAAAAGCATGCTGAAGCCAGCCTTGGCGGCGCTGTTTCTGTTCCTGTTTGTAAGCTTCTCCTACTACGCTTACCAGATTATCTACACGCCGAATGTGGATACCAAGGGCCAGGAAGTATACGTGCTCATCCCGACAGGTGCCACCTACGAGCAGGCCATGGACTCCGTGGAGGCCAGCGGCGCCATCATAGACAGGCTGTCGCTGCGCTTTATGTCGAAGCTGATGGACTATGACAAGCTCGTGAAGCCCGGCCGCTACAAGCTGGAGAACGGCTGGGGCAACCGCCAACTGATCGGGACACTGCGCCTGGGCGAGCAAACGCCGCTTAACCTGACTTTCAGCAATGTGCGCCTGCGCAGCCAGCTGGCCGCCAAACTGGCCACCGAGCTGGAGGCAAGCGAGCAGGAGCTGGATAGCCTGCTCAACAACCAGGAGTACCTGCAGACACTGGGCTTCGACACGACCAACATCGTGAGCATGTTTATCCCGAACACCTACGAGGTGTACTGGACCACCACGGCGCCGGACCTGATGAAGCGAATGAAAACAGAGTACGACAAGTTCTGGACGCCGGAGCGGAAGGCCAAAGCCGAGAAGCTGGGCCTGACGCAGCAGCAGGTGTCCACGCTGGCCTCTATCGTGCAGGCCGAGACGCTGAAGAACGATGAAAAGCCGCGTGTGGCCGGGGTGTACCTGAACCGCCTGGAGAAGGGGATGCTGCTGCAGGCTGACCCGACGGTGGTGTTCGCCGTGCGCGACTTCTCCATCCGCCGCGTGCTGAACAAGCACCTGGCCTACGATTCTCCTTACAATACCTACAGGTACAAGGGCCTGCCACCGGGCCCGATCAACGTGCCGGTCATCTCCAGCATCGACGCCGTCCTGAACCCGGAAGACCACAGCTACATCTACTTCTGTGCGAAGGAGGACTTCTCCGGTTACCACGCCTTTGCCGCTACCGAGGCGGAGCACCGGGCAAATGCCAGGCGTTTCCACCGCGCGCTGAATGAGCGGAACATCTTAAAGTAA
- a CDS encoding 3-phosphoshikimate 1-carboxyvinyltransferase translates to MSQSLTLSHPSGVLNGSIKLPASKSEANRALIIAALSGQESQLHNLSEANDTQLLQRLLKSDAETIDAEDAGTVMRFLTAFYAITGQQKTLTGTERMCQRPIKVLVEALQELGASIEYLGEEGYPPLKIGKFSGSGKKQLKVRSDISSQYISALLMVAPLLPEGLELELEGKIGSRPYIEMTLSLMQHFGVSADFTENTITVKPQQYTSAAFTVESDWSAASYWYSLVALSKEADITLLGLKEQSFQGDRAVVDIMYRLGVYTEFTGEGVRLLKKEHERHLSLDFSDCPDLAQTVVALCAGLGIHLDMTGLESLRIKETDRIQALQIEVLSMNSSLQEISPGVFHLEPGILHKEQLSFRTYQDHRMAMAFAPLALLEPVEIQEPSVVRKSYPRYWEDLGKVGFEVVMQQE, encoded by the coding sequence ATGAGCCAAAGCCTCACCCTGAGCCACCCGTCCGGAGTACTGAACGGAAGTATAAAACTGCCTGCCTCCAAGAGCGAAGCGAACCGTGCCCTGATTATTGCGGCACTGTCAGGGCAGGAGTCGCAGCTGCACAACCTATCCGAGGCCAACGACACACAGCTGCTGCAGCGCTTGCTGAAAAGCGACGCTGAGACGATAGACGCCGAAGATGCCGGTACGGTCATGCGTTTCCTGACGGCTTTCTATGCCATTACGGGGCAGCAGAAGACACTGACGGGAACAGAGCGTATGTGCCAGCGGCCCATTAAGGTGCTGGTAGAGGCGCTTCAGGAGCTTGGTGCAAGTATAGAGTACCTGGGGGAGGAAGGATACCCGCCCCTAAAAATCGGGAAGTTCAGTGGGAGTGGCAAAAAGCAGCTGAAAGTGCGTAGCGACATCAGCAGCCAGTACATCTCGGCTTTGCTGATGGTGGCGCCCCTGCTGCCGGAGGGGCTGGAGCTGGAGCTGGAAGGCAAAATCGGTTCAAGGCCTTATATCGAGATGACGCTTTCGCTGATGCAGCACTTTGGGGTGTCGGCCGATTTTACCGAAAACACGATTACAGTAAAGCCGCAGCAGTATACATCCGCAGCGTTTACGGTGGAGTCTGACTGGTCGGCGGCCAGCTACTGGTACAGCCTGGTGGCCCTGTCTAAGGAGGCGGATATTACGCTGCTGGGCCTGAAGGAGCAGTCCTTCCAGGGCGACCGCGCTGTTGTCGACATCATGTACCGCCTGGGCGTGTATACGGAGTTTACCGGTGAGGGCGTAAGGCTGCTGAAGAAAGAGCACGAGCGGCACCTGTCGCTTGACTTCTCCGACTGCCCGGATTTGGCGCAGACGGTGGTGGCGCTTTGCGCCGGCCTGGGTATTCACCTGGACATGACAGGCCTGGAAAGCCTTCGCATCAAAGAAACGGACCGCATTCAGGCGCTGCAGATTGAGGTGCTAAGTATGAACTCATCGCTGCAGGAGATCTCGCCAGGTGTATTTCACCTGGAGCCGGGTATACTGCACAAAGAGCAGCTGAGTTTCCGCACGTACCAGGACCACCGCATGGCAATGGCCTTTGCGCCGCTCGCCCTGCTGGAGCCTGTGGAGATACAGGAGCCAAGTGTGGTGCGCAAGTCATACCCAAGGTACTGGGAGGACCTGGGGAAAGTAGGTTTTGAGGTTGTTATGCAGCAGGAGTAA